From the Pseudomonadota bacterium genome, the window GTAGACCGCCGTCCGCAACGCCTCCATCTCATCGACCCCGAGGAACCGCCACTCCCCCGGCGCCAGCGTGCCGAGGGTGAGCTGTCCGATGGCCGTGCGAACGAGGCGAAGGGTCGGCAGGCCAACCGCGGCCGTCATGCGCCGCACCTGGCGATTCCGCCCTTCGGTGAGCACGATCTCCATCCACCCGGTGGGAATGGCGGCGCGATAGCGAATCGGTCGCGCGCGTGGCGGCAGGTCGGGCGGCGCGATGACCCGTGCTGACGCGGCGCGAGCGAGCCGCCCCTGCACCATCACCCCTCGCACGAGTCGCGCCGCATGCGCCTCGGTGGGCTCTCCCTCGACCTGCACGACATACGTCTTGGGCTGCTTGAAGCGTGGATCGGCCAAGCGGTGCTGAAGCCCGCCATCATCGGTGAGCAGCACGAGCCCCTCGCTGTCGGCGTCGAGACGCCCCACGGGATAGACGCCGGGCACGTCGACATGGTCGCGCAGCGTGGCGCCCTCGCCACTGAACTGACACAGCACGTCGAGCGGCTTGTGCAGCAACAGGCAGCGCATGCGCCGCGCCTAGGCGCTGAGCACCGCTTCGATGCGCTCAAGGGCCCAGTCGAGCTCTTCCCGCGTGACCACGAGCGGCGGGGCGAAGCGAATGGTGTG encodes:
- a CDS encoding pseudouridine synthase produces the protein MRCLLLHKPLDVLCQFSGEGATLRDHVDVPGVYPVGRLDADSEGLVLLTDDGGLQHRLADPRFKQPKTYVVQVEGEPTEAHAARLVRGVMVQGRLARAASARVIAPPDLPPRARPIRYRAAIPTGWMEIVLTEGRNRQVRRMTAAVGLPTLRLVRTAIGQLTLGTLAPGEWRFLGVDEMEALRTAVYGPTPSQPPGGSAGSRASRGRRGR